The Gigantopelta aegis isolate Gae_Host chromosome 9, Gae_host_genome, whole genome shotgun sequence genomic sequence TGGGGGGACGGGGAGGGAGAGTACCTACACTGTCTATGAGTGTTAATTCCTgcttttacatattttatgagaAACAGGCAAACGTAATAGGTAGTGTGTGGATAGGTGTAATTGATATAACTTTATAAGGATCGTACATCCATGGCTATGCCTGTTCAAAGAGTATTACTACATTTATATAACAGTACAATCAATTAATCAACCAAACATTTGACTTCATCCACTAAAGGCCCATCTTGCAGACATCTTCCGAGTTCAAGTGAAATGGGTCTCAAAAAACCTTGGTGCATGTTTGTACATATTCATGTCTATGTACCTGGTTTGGGAGTTTTCTTCTTGATCTCTCCATATATTCTATCCCACGGGTTACTAGCCGGAGGTGCTGCAGCTTTCTTCGGCTTCTCTTCCTCCGGTGACGAAGGTCCACAAATCAACACCTTCTCATGCACTGAATCATAGTTGTTTCTATCACTGGGGTCACCTTTGCCATTTGACCTCTCCACATCTCTCCTGTCACCAGACGACAAACTCTTATGCTTGGAATCATGCACATTACCTTTGTCCCTGTGTACCTTATTATTGGTTTCACGGTTTTTGAATTCTTGACCTTTGCCCTTTAACCTATTAACTTCCTTCTCGCTCATTCTTACATTATGGCTGCTTTGTGAATGTTTGTCCCTCGGAGCCAGTTTACCAACATCAGCTTGTTTGTGATTTCTTTCAGCAGTTTTAACGACTGGTTTGCCATGATTATTTTCCACTACTCTGCTACTGGATACTTTGTGCTGATTAGATCCTGAAAAGGACTTCGTTGCCATCTTGTTTTCAGAATATTTATGTACTGCATTTAAAAATGACTTTGATGATGATTTCTTATCCGAAGACACTTCATGTTTGGTATTGAAGGATTTCTGGCTTTGCATTTTAGGATGGCCAGATGGTTTTGCACTGCTAGACGAAGACTGGCTATGGCTTGATGAGATTTTTGCATGATTACTAGCAGATTGTCCATGTTTTGAAGTGAATGTTACATGATTAGTACCAGAGTGTTTATGATCTGAAGATGATTTTACCGAATTAACAGAAGAATGACTATGGCCTGAAGAGGATTTTACATGACTAGATGCAGAAGAGCTATGATTTGAAGGCACAGACTTTCCATGATTTGAAGACAAGGACTTGTTGTTATGACTTGAACTGGCTTTTGCACTATTGGATAAATGATCTGAAGACGATTTTTTATGAGACCCAGACTGTCCATGGACCGAAGACACCGTAACTTCAGGCTTACGATGTTCAGAAGATCCGGCATAGATGGAACTGGATGAATGTTTTGTTGAAGGAACTCTGGCATCTGATGACTTGTTATGTAATCCTGAAGATTTAGAAATCTTTTTAACATCAGATGACCTTCCATCTGAAGATGACTTATGTACTGAACCATCACCCAATTTTGAAGGACCAGAAGGTCTTGCTACCTTTGAATCCGAAGAGGATGaaattttaggttttttacTTACATTGGAATAACCATCAGATGAAGAATGCTTAGAATGTGTGCTCTGTCTTGCCGAATTACCCACAGATAAGTTATTTTCCTTTGAATGAGATGCTACTTTCTTTGAGACACTGTCGGAATTAGAAGATGATTTGCTCACTTGGTTTGATGATGAAGAATGTGACACTTTTTTCTGACCACTAGAATCAGATATTTTCGGAACCGTAAACCCACCCTTATGTCTGTCAGAACTGTGACTCGTTTTCTCTGATTGTTTACACAGACTTGTCTTTTCGTGTCCTGGTATGGGCCTTTTCTGAGAAATCATCGAAGAGTGTTCCTTTTTAGGAATTCCCAATTTGTGTTCTGGTTTCGAAATGGCAGGTGAACGGTCTCTAACAGAATTAATAGACGGTCTGGAACTGGATGCAGAAAGTGAAGCACTATTTTTCTTTGCCACCTTCCTATCGTCATCTGAACTGTCCTCGTCTGATGACCGATGCTTTACCGCAGACGGCGGTTTGCCTATGCCATGCTTAACCCAATCCTTGTATTCTTTGCTATTTATCCTTTCCAACCTGTCCTTCTCAAACTGAGACATCGGCCGTTGTtcgggtttcttttttttctgaattGGTTTTTTAAGAACATCCACAGTTTCGTGTTGCTTCTGCTCtgccatttttaaaatgtctgcaAAATTTACAGGTGGCGGCATTGGACGATTAAATTTCTTAATCTTGGGCTTCTTCGGTTTTTCCAGGTTCGGTTTGGGCTTGACAGATACAACATCTTCATCTGCTTCATTGTCGCTGATACTGTGTGTTCTTTTCCTGTCGGTAGCAGAAGAAGAAAGTTTtccatgttttgttgttttgtcttgtgCAGTCTTCTTGCTATCCTGAGACTTCTTGCCAAACTGTTCCTCCCAGACTTTCCTCTTCTCTCTGATCATTTCTTCCCTTCTCTCTTGCTTcagtctttctttctcttccttCTCTTTATGTTCTTCTTCCTCTAATCTCCTTTTAATTTCTTCTGCTTTCTTTCTCATTGCATCTCTCTTCTGCTGCTTCATCTTCTCCTCGAATTCCGCCCATTTGTCATTCTGCCCGACTTTAGCTCCACGAGCAGGTTTGAAAGTGTGAGTCATTGACTCTACTATTACTGCCTTTTTCTTATCATTAGTCTTCCGTACAGCACCTAAAAACATGAGAATATAGAAAATTGTATActacaaattataaacatagCTACAGAGGCCTATGCTACTTCCAGTTAGGACTTTAATCGTGAAAACAGAATATAAAGTAACCAGTATTCAACTTGTTTTCTAATGTTCCCCTGTATTAGAATTTGAGTCTGTCTTCATGCATTTATAACTTTAATTATGATTTACATATAATGTTACAGGTGTTTAGGGGCCTTTCACAACTGTCAATAAAAGAATAGTCTGTTTTGCCAACACCCTCCACCCTTCTAAAAGTGTACATCAAAAATGTTGATCCCACCcctcaaataaaacaaacacacacagccaatgcagaggggtatacatgagttgttcaatACAGTAACATACATATAAGCAGAgtaaaaactaaatcaaaaccccttaatacatgtaaataaatgcagtaagtacatacatgtacataaaaaatatgtatataatattatgtattggtcaaatataaaattatgctACTCGGCcattttgacaataaaatagTAATTAACTAGTATACAAAGGAACctcataactaaataaaatgaataaatacaatatttctaaaataaatctcaaagtaaaaatgttgattttgcaagggatattgtaaaaaaaaaaaataataataataataatgatttttaaatgttgatcTTACAAAGGATATTATACTGacatttttgtgggtttttttttttttttttttaaacgtgtaTGCTAATAGTACTCCATCTAGCCTACAGTCATACACTAGATGAAATGTGGATACCTAATCTGTGAACAGCCCcttaaatgataaataaaataaacacccTGCTAAGACCAGAACACAATATTTAGAGTTAAAAGAATGAATCTAAATTTTATATCAAACAATGCTTAATTTCCCTGCCAGGACTTCTGGACAAATTTCAGGGAAGGAAAACCTACATGTAGATGGCTGATTGTGAGTACCTGACCACAAATAATCTATAAAAAGGGACTAACctcagtttgtagccatttaaaaggttttcagcaaataagatattttttacattatcaaaattacaatttaccTACCTTTTCTTGCATAGAATAGGACTATCTCTATAACCAATGCATTTTTTGGACATCATAACGTTCTGTTATATCTCAATATaaatttttgtctaaaataattttatatacaaatgtacaaatttattatttcttccaacAGC encodes the following:
- the LOC121381904 gene encoding protein SPT2 homolog isoform X2 → MDYADLMSILDTAKQKTDDGAQKNKGAVRKTNDKKKAVIVESMTHTFKPARGAKVGQNDKWAEFEEKMKQQKRDAMRKKAEEIKRRLEEEEHKEKEEKERLKQERREEMIREKRKVWEEQFGKKSQDSKKTAQDKTTKHGKLSSSATDRKRTHSISDNEADEDVVSVKPKPNLEKPKKPKIKKFNRPMPPPVNFADILKMAEQKQHETVDVLKKPIQKKKKPEQRPMSQFEKDRLERINSKEYKDWVKHGIGKPPSAVKHRSSDEDSSDDDRKVAKKNSASLSASSSRPSINSVRDRSPAISKPEHKLGIPKKEHSSMISQKRPIPGHEKTSLCKQSEKTSHSSDRHKGGFTVPKISDSSGQKKVSHSSSSNQVSKSSSNSDSVSKKVASHSKENNLSVGNSARQSTHSKHSSSDGYSNVSKKPKISSSSDSKVARPSGPSKLGDGSVHKSSSDGRSSDVKKISKSSGLHNKSSDARVPSTKHSSSSIYAGSSEHRKPEVTVSSVHGQSGSHKKSSSDHLSNSAKASSSHNNKSLSSNHGKSVPSNHSSSASSHVKSSSGHSHSSVNSVKSSSDHKHSGTNHVTFTSKHGQSASNHAKISSSHSQSSSSSAKPSGHPKMQSQKSFNTKHEVSSDKKSSSKSFLNAVHKYSENKMATKSFSGSNQHKVSSSRVVENNHGKPVVKTAERNHKQADVGKLAPRDKHSQSSHNVRMSEKEVNRLKGKGQEFKNRETNNKVHRDKGNVHDSKHKSLSSGDRRDVERSNGKGDPSDRNNYDSVHEKVLICGPSSPEEEKPKKAAAPPASNPWDRIYGEIKKKTPKPVSRKRQIIDSESEDEDMAGFIDDDDDDIEDPSDLDYSKYIKQIFGYDRNRYRDDDGDVDNMESSYASLMKEEARSAKIGLLEDLEDMKREEEEFKQKMMKKKIRRI
- the LOC121381904 gene encoding protein SPT2 homolog isoform X1; this translates as MDYADLMSILDTAKQKTDDGAQKNKGKTNGERSISVGAVRKTNDKKKAVIVESMTHTFKPARGAKVGQNDKWAEFEEKMKQQKRDAMRKKAEEIKRRLEEEEHKEKEEKERLKQERREEMIREKRKVWEEQFGKKSQDSKKTAQDKTTKHGKLSSSATDRKRTHSISDNEADEDVVSVKPKPNLEKPKKPKIKKFNRPMPPPVNFADILKMAEQKQHETVDVLKKPIQKKKKPEQRPMSQFEKDRLERINSKEYKDWVKHGIGKPPSAVKHRSSDEDSSDDDRKVAKKNSASLSASSSRPSINSVRDRSPAISKPEHKLGIPKKEHSSMISQKRPIPGHEKTSLCKQSEKTSHSSDRHKGGFTVPKISDSSGQKKVSHSSSSNQVSKSSSNSDSVSKKVASHSKENNLSVGNSARQSTHSKHSSSDGYSNVSKKPKISSSSDSKVARPSGPSKLGDGSVHKSSSDGRSSDVKKISKSSGLHNKSSDARVPSTKHSSSSIYAGSSEHRKPEVTVSSVHGQSGSHKKSSSDHLSNSAKASSSHNNKSLSSNHGKSVPSNHSSSASSHVKSSSGHSHSSVNSVKSSSDHKHSGTNHVTFTSKHGQSASNHAKISSSHSQSSSSSAKPSGHPKMQSQKSFNTKHEVSSDKKSSSKSFLNAVHKYSENKMATKSFSGSNQHKVSSSRVVENNHGKPVVKTAERNHKQADVGKLAPRDKHSQSSHNVRMSEKEVNRLKGKGQEFKNRETNNKVHRDKGNVHDSKHKSLSSGDRRDVERSNGKGDPSDRNNYDSVHEKVLICGPSSPEEEKPKKAAAPPASNPWDRIYGEIKKKTPKPVSRKRQIIDSESEDEDMAGFIDDDDDDIEDPSDLDYSKYIKQIFGYDRNRYRDDDGDVDNMESSYASLMKEEARSAKIGLLEDLEDMKREEEEFKQKMMKKKIRRI